The Vigna unguiculata cultivar IT97K-499-35 chromosome 6, ASM411807v1, whole genome shotgun sequence genome contains a region encoding:
- the LOC114187794 gene encoding serine/arginine-rich splicing factor SR45a-like isoform X2 yields MSYSRRSRYSPSPSPLPYKRYGRSVSRSLSRSMSRSRSSVSRDAENPGNNLYVTGLSPRITKRELEKHFAAEGKVIDVHLVVDPWTRESRGFGFVTMETVEVADRCVKHLNRSVLEGRVITVEKARRRRGRTPTPGKYLGLRTVRGRRRSPSYSPRRSPSYSPYRRSYSRSPYSSDRSRSRSYSPDYGRRRSYSPYYSQRRRSYSPYYSRYRSYVRYDHYRHRSYSRSRSPYSRSPVSIRDRSYSPYDWPDGRSYRRNRYRSVSRSASPNDRYYGRHRYRSVSHSASPRPRRRSRRSYSRSATPVSRRRDSRSVSPRPRRSPSRSSKRSAKYSKDRSRSSSVVASSRSVSRSNTPRSSSPST; encoded by the exons ATGTCTTACTCACGGAGGTCAAG GTATTCTCCTTCGCCTTCTCCATTACCGTATAAGCGATATGGTAGGTCTGTGTCCAGGTCTCTCTCAAGGTCCATGTCCAGAAGCCGTTCAAG TGTATCAAGGGATGCAGAAAATCCAGGAAACAATCTGTATGTGACAGGATTGTCTCCTAGGATCACCAAGAGGGAACTGGAGAAGCATTTTGCCGCCGAGGGGAAA GTGATAGATGTACATCTGGTGGTTGATCCTTGGACAAGGGAATCCCGTGGGTTTGGTTTTGTGACGATGGAGACTGTTGAGGTGGCTGATCGATGTGTAAAGCATTTGAATCGCTCTGTACTTGAAGGGCGTGTTATTACAGTTGAGAAG GCCAGAAGGCGACGTGGTCGAACTCCAACGCCAGGGAAGTATCTAGGGCTGAGAACTGTTCGTG GGCGACGCCGCTCTCCAAGTTACTCTCCTCGTCGTTCCCCTAGCTATTCTCCTTACAGAAGAAGCTACAGTCGGTCTCCCTATTCTTCAGACCGAAGTAGGAGTCGTTCTTACTCTCCTGACTATGGGCGGAGGCGATCCTATTCTCCATATTACTCACAGAGAAGGAGGTCTTACTCTCCATACTACAGCCGGTACAGGTCTTATGTGCGTTATGATCATTATCGACACAGGTCATATTCTCGCTCTCGCTCTCCTTATAGCAGGTCTCCCGTCAGCATCCGTGACAGATCATACTCTCCCTATGACTGGCCGGATGGTCGCTCCTACAGAAGGAACCGTTACAGGTCTGTTTCTCGAAGTGCCTCACCCAATGATCGCTATTATGGAAGGCATCGATACAGGTCTGTTTCTCACAGTGCCTCACCTAGGCCAAGGAGAAGGTCAAGGAGGAGTTACTCACGGAGTGCCACTCCTGTTTCAAGGAGGAGAGATTCTCGAAGTGTGTCTCCCAGGCCAAGGAGGAGTCCTTCAAGAAGCTCCAAGAGAAGTGCCAAATATTCGAAAGATCGGTCAAGGTCCTCCAGTGTGGTTGCAAGTTCAAGATCAGTATCCAGGTCTAATACTCCTAGATCTTCCTCTCCTTCAACTTGA
- the LOC114187873 gene encoding alpha-glucan phosphorylase, H isozyme, translated as MAAKVEANGGSGKVGVSAVSAKIPAVAHPLAEKPDEIASNITYHAQFSPHFSPFKFELEQAYYATAESVRDRLIRQWNETYAHFHKVDPKQTYYLSMEFLQGRALTNAIGNLNIQDAYANALRKFGLELEEITEQEKDAALGNGGLGRLASCFLDSMATLNLPAWGYGLRYRYGLFKQRITREGQEEVAEDWLEKFSPWEVVRHDILYPIRFFGHVEVNLNGRRKWVGGEVVQALAYDVPIPGYQTKNTISLRLWEAKASAEDFNLFLFNDGQHDAASVLHSRAQQICAVLYPGDTTEGGKLLRLKQQFFLCSASLQDIISRFKARRQGPWNWSEFPTKVAVQLNDTHPTLVIPELMRLLMDDEELGWEEAWDVTSRTVAYTNHTVLPEALEKWSQPVMWKLLPRHMEIIQEIDKRFTTVISTTRLDLESELANMRILDDNPQKPVVRMANLCVVSSHAVNGVAQLHSDILKSELFANYVSIWPTKFQNKTNGITPRRWIQFCNPELSRIITKWLKTDKWVTNLDLLTGLRQFADNEDLQKEWLSAKMASKRRLARYVLQVTGESIDPDSLFDIQVKRIHEYKRQLLNILGVIYRYKKLKEMSPEERKKSTPRTVMIGGKAFATYTNAIRIVRLVNDVGAVVNSDPEVNSFLKVVFVPNYNVSVAEVLIPGSELSQHISTAGMEASGTSNMKFALNGCLIIGTLDGANVEIREEIGEENFFLFGATAEDVPRLRKERENGLFKPDPRFEEAKKFIRSGVFGSYDYSPLLESLEGNSGYGRGDYFLLGHDFPSYMDAQAKVDEVYRDRKKWLKMSILSTAGSGKFSSDRTIAQYAKEIWNIEECRVP; from the exons ATGGCGGCTAAAGTAGAGGCTAATGGTGGTAGTGGCAAGGTTGGTGTTTCTGCAGTTTCTGCCAAGATTCCAGCAGTGGCACATCCATTGGCTGAAAAGCCTGATGAGATTGCATCCAATATTACTTACCATGCTCAGTTCAGTCCTCATTTTTCCCCTTTCAAGTTTGAGCTGGAACAAGCTTACTACGCCACTGCTGAGAGTGTTCGTGATCGTCTCATTCGG CAATGGAATGAAACATACGCTCATTTTCACAAAGTTGATCCCAAGCAAACTTACTACTTATCGATGGAGTTCCTTCAAGGTCGAGCTTTGACCAATGCCATTGGAAATCTGAACATCCAAGATGCATATGCTAATGCTTTGCGCAAATTTGGACTTGAACTAGAAGAAATAACAGAACag GAGAAGGATGCAGCACTAGGAAATGGTGGTCTTGGTAGGCTTGCTTCTTGCTTTCTGGATTCAATGGCAACACTTAATTTGCCTGCTTGGGGTTATGGTTTGAGATATAGATACGGGCTGTTTAAGCAGAGAATCACCAGGGAAGGTCAGGAGGAAGTTGCAGAGGACTGGCTTGAG AAGTTTAGCCCCTGGGAAGTTGTGAGGCATGACATTTTGTACCCCATCAGATTCTTTGGTCATGTTGAGGTTAACCTTAATGGAAG ACGAAAATGGGTTGGAGGAGAGGTTGTGCAAGCACTGGCTTATGATGTGCCAATTCCAGGTTACCAAACCAAGAACACCATCAGTCTTCGCCTGTGGGAGGCAAAAGCAAGTGCTGAggatttcaatttatttttatttaatgatggGCAACATGATGCAGCTTCAGTACTTCATTCGCGAGCTCAACAG ATCTGTGCAGTTTTGTACCCTGGGGATACCACAGAAGGTGGAAAACTTCTACGGTTGAAGCAGCAGTTCTTTCTCTGCAGTGCATCACTCCAA GATATAATATCCCGATTTAAGGCGAGGAGACAAGGGCCTTGGAACTGGTCAGAGTTCCCTACAAAGGTTGCTGTTCAGTTGAATGATACTCACCCAACACTTGTAATACCAGAGTTGATGCGATTACTAATGGATGACGAAGAACTTGGATGGGAGGAAGCATGGGATGTGACATCAAG GACTGTTGCTTACACCAACCATACTGTCCTCCCTGAAGCACTGGAGAAATGGTCTCAACCTGTAATGTGGAAACTTCTTCCACGCCATATGGAAATCATACAAGAAATAGACAAGAGA TTCACTACAGTGATAAGTACAACCCGGTTGGATCTTGAGAGTGAGCTAGCCAACATGCGCATCTTAGACGACAATCCCCAAAAGCCAGTAGTTCGGATGGCAAATTTGTGTGTGGTTTCTTCTCATGCA GTGAATGGTGTTGCTCAGTTACACAGTGATATATTGAAGTCAGAATTGTTTGCAAATTATGTTTCAATCTGGCCAACAAAGTTCCAAAATAAAACCAATGGGATTACACCTCGGAGATGGATTCAATTTTGCAATCCCGAGCTCAGTAGGATAATCACCAAGTGGTTAAAAACTGATAAGTGGGTAACCAATCTTGACTTGTTAACAGGTCTTCGACAG TTTGCAGATAATGAAGACTTGCAGAAAGAATGGCTGTCTGCAAAGATGGCTAGTAAGCGGCGCTTAGCACGGTATGTTTTGCAGGTGACAGGGGAGAGCATTGACCCGGATAGTTTGTTTGACATTCAAGTCAAGCGTATCCATGAATACAAGAGGCAGCTACTTAACATACTTGGTGTGATTTATAGATACAAGAAGCTAAAG GAAATGAGCCCTGAAGAACGGAAGAAATCTACTCCGCGTACTGTAATGATTGGAGGAAAGGCATTTGCAACATATACAAATGCTATAAGGATTGTCAGGCTGGTGAATGATGTTGGTGCTGTTGTCAACAGTGATCCTGAGGTCAACAGCTTTTTGAAG GTTGTGTTTGTCCCAAATTACAATGTGTCTGTGGCAGAAGTGCTAATTCCAGGAAGTGAACTTTCACAGCATATTAGCACTGCAGGAATGGAAGCAAGTGGCACAAGCAACATGAAATTTGCTTTGAATGGGTGCCTTATAATAGGCACTTTAGATGGAGCCAATGTGGAAATCAGGGAGGAGATTGGTGAGGAGAATTTTTTCCTCTTTGGTGCCACAGCAGAAGATGTTCCTCGACTgaggaaagaaagagagaatggACTG TTCAAACCTGATCCTCGATTTGAAGAGGCAAAGAAGTTTATCAGGAGTGGGGTGTTTGGAAGCTATGACTACAGTCCATTGCTTGAATCTTTGGAAGGAAATTCTGGTTATGGTCGTGGTGATTACTTTCTTCTTGGTCATGACTTCCCAAGCTACATGGATGCTCAGGCAAAAGTCGATGAAGTGTATCG TGACAGGAAAAAATGGCTAAAAATGTCAATCTTAAGCACTGCTGGAAGTGGAAAGTTCAGCAGTGACAGAACAATCGCTCAATATGCCAAGGAAATTTGGAACATAGAAGAGTGCCGCGTGCCATAA
- the LOC114187872 gene encoding villin-1, giving the protein MPIVTKEMDSAFQTAGANPGLEIWCIENQRLVSVSKSSHGKFYTGSAYLVLNAVFPKIGTPHYDIHYWLGSEAKKVDSSLASEKALELDAALGSCSVQYREIQGQESQKFLSYFRPCLIPIEGVFTSKQGSLNGEYQVHLYTCRGDYVVHVKEVPFIRTSLNHEDVFILDTALKIFLFSGCNSTIQERAKALEVVQYIKENKHGGKCEVATIEDGKFVGDSDVGEFWSLFGGYAPIPREQPPVQESEAPPLKLFWINLQGKLCETGTNVFSKEMLETDKCYMLDCDSEIFVWMGKQTLLTERRTATRAIEDFVRNEGRSSKTHLTFLSEGLESTIFRSYFTNWPKTVELRLYEEGKEKVAAIFKHQGYEVKELPEEDNEPSIDCSGTIKVWRVDGDELSLLSVTELTKLYSGDCYIVQYTFPGNGRDETLFYAWVGSKSVMEDKTAVISHMSTMADSIRTNPVMAQIHEGKEPAQFFSILHRLVIFKGGNSSGYRNFIEEKGLVDETYNENLVALFRVQGTSLDNMQAIQVDQASTSLNSSYCYILQNEGSIYTWIGSLSSARDHNLLDRLVELLNTKWLPVSVREGNEPDVFWEALGGKAEYPKGKEIQGFIDDPHLFALKITKGGDFKVKEIYNYTQDDLITEDVLLLDCQREIYVWVGLHSAVKSKQEALNLGQKFLEMDILAEGLSLDIPIYIVTEGYEPPFFTCFFSWDHSKENIVGNSFERKLAILKGKAKSVEGHIRTPLKATSRDSTPNGHRSFSAFSNGRGRSSSPLPSRAGDRLLSSSTPVVKKLFEGSPTNDSAEKPTPQAESPATELSSSNDSASFTQKDRNLDGENLPTHPYERLRVVSANPVTGIDLTKREVYLSNEEFREKFGMPKSAFSKLPRWKQNKLKMSLDLF; this is encoded by the exons ATGCCTATTGTCACTAAAGAAATGGACTCTGCATTCCAAACAGCAGGAGCAAACCC AGGCTTAGAAATTTGGTGTATTGAGAATCAGCGGCTGGTTTCAGTATCAAAGTCAAGTCATGGAAAATTCTATACCGGAAGTGCATACTTAGTCTTGAAT GCCGTCTTTCCGAAAATTGGCACTCCTCATTATGACATACATTATTGGCTAGGAAGTGAAGCAAAGAAG GTAGATTCAAGCTTGGCATCAGAAAAGGCACTTGAGCTGGATGCAGCATTAGGATCGTGCAGTGTTCAATACAGGGAAATTCAAGGCCAAGAATCGCAGAAGTTTCTATCATACTTCAGGCCTTGTCTTATACCCATTGAAGGAGTGTTTACTTCAAAACAGGGGAGTTTGAATGGTGAATATCAAGTCCACCTGTATACTTGCAGGGGAGATTATGTTGTTCATGTGAAGGAA gTGCCTTTCATAAGGACATCGTTGAATCATGAAGATGTGTTCATCCTTGATACGGCCTTAAAAATCTTCCTCTTCAGTGGGTGCAACTCTACCATTCAAGAAAGAGCTAAAGCTTTGGAGGTTGTTCAGTATATCAAGGAGAATAAGCATGGTGGAAAATGCGAAGTAGCAACAATAG AGGATGGAAAATTTGTTGGTGATTCCGATGTGGGTGAATTCTGGAGTTTATTTGGTGGTTACGCTCCTATACCTCGAGAACAGCCTCCTGTTCAGGAATCTGAGGCTCCTCCTCTAAAGCTATTTTG GATAAATTTACAGGGAAAACTTTGTGAGACTGGAACCAATGTATTCAGCAAAGAAATGCTTGAGACAGATAAGTGTTATATGTTGGACTGTGATAGTGAGATTTTTGTCTGGATGGGAAAGCAGACTTTATTGACTGAAAGAAGAACAGCCACCAGAGCTATAGAA GATTTTGTCAGAAATGAAGGCAGATCAAGCAAGACTCATTTGACATTTTTGTCAGAAGGATTGGAAAGTACCATCTTTCGGTCATACTTTACTAATTGGCCTAAAACAGTGGAGCTTAGGCTTTATGAGGAAGGCAAAGAAAAAGTGGCAG CCATATTCAAGCACCAGGGTTATGAGGTGAAAGAACTTCCTGAAGAAGACAACGAACCATCTATAGATTGCAGTGGCACAATAAAA GTTTGGCGGGTGGATGGTGATGAATTGTCTCTTCTTTCAGTTACTGAACTGACAAAGCTTTACAGTGGAGATTGCTATATTGTACAGTATACATTTCCAGGAAATGGAAGAGATGAGACACTATTTTATGCTTGGGTTGGCTCCAAAAGTGTAATG GAGGATAAAACAGCTGTCATTTCCCACATGAGTACTATGGCTGATTCAATCAGAACTAATCCAGTTATG GCTCAAATCCATGAGGGTAAAGAACCAGCTCAGTTTTTCTCAATACTTCACAGACTAGTCATATTCAAG GGGGGAAACAGTTCAGGGTATAGAAACTTCATAGAAGAAAAAGGTTTGGTGGATGAAACTTACAATGAAAACCTGGTTGCTTTGTTTCGAGTACAAGGTACAAGTCTAGATAATATGCAGGCCATCCAAGTTGATCAA GCTTCAACCTCCCTGAATTCATCCTATTGCTACATTCTGCAAAATGAAGGATCTATCTATACTTGGATTGGGAGTCTGTCTTCTGCTAGAGACCATAATCTTCTTGATAGACTGGTGGAGCTACTTAAT ACAAAATGGCTACCTGTGTCTGTGAGGGAAGGGAATGAACCTGATGTTTTCTGGGAAGCTCTTGGTGGAAAGGCAGAGTATCCAAAAGGCAAAGAAATTCAAGGATTCATAGATGATCCACATTTGTTtgcattaaaaataacaaaag GAGGAGACTTCAAG GTGAAAGAGATATACAATTATACACAGGATGATTTAATTACCGAAGATGTTTTGTTGCTTGATTGTCAAAGAGAGATTTATGTTTGGGTTGGCTTGCATTCGGCTGTCAAATCAAAACAAGAAGCTCTTAATCTTGGCCAG AAATTTCTGGAAATGGATATCCTTGCTGAAGGCCTATCCCTGGACATCCCTATTTATATTGTAACAGAAGGTTATGAGCCACCATTTTTCACCTGTTTCTTTTCATGGGATCACTCAAAAGAAAAT ATTGTTGGCAACTCATTTGAGAGAAAGCTTGCAATTCTGAAAGGAAAAGCAAAAAGTGTAGAA GGACATATTAGAACCCCATTAAAAGCAACCTCCAGGGACTCTACTCCTAATGGTCACAGAAGCTTTTCTGCTTTCTCCAATGGGCGTGGAAGAAGTAGTTCCCCTTTACCTAGCCGTGCAGGTGATAGGCTTCTTTCTAGCTCCACTCCTGTTGTCAAGAAGCTCTTTGAAGGCTCTCCTACCAATGACAGTGCTG AAAAACCAACGCCACAGGCTGAGTCTCCAGCAACAGAACTAAGCTCATCTAATGACTCTGCAAGTTTCACTCAAAAGGATAGAAATTTGGATGGTGAGAATTTGCCTACACACCCCTACGAACGCCTGAGAGTAGTTTCTGCTAATCCAGTAACTGGCATTGATTTGACAAAAAGAGAG GTATATTTATCCAATGAAGAGTTCCGTGAGAAGTTTGGAATGCCAAAATCTGCTTTCTCTAAGCTTCCTAGATGGAAACAAAACAAACTGAAGATGTCACTGGATCTATTTTAA
- the LOC114187794 gene encoding serine/arginine-rich splicing factor SR45a-like isoform X1, which translates to MSYSRRSRYSPSPSPLPYKRYGRSVSRSLSRSMSRSRSRSVSRDAENPGNNLYVTGLSPRITKRELEKHFAAEGKVIDVHLVVDPWTRESRGFGFVTMETVEVADRCVKHLNRSVLEGRVITVEKARRRRGRTPTPGKYLGLRTVRGRRRSPSYSPRRSPSYSPYRRSYSRSPYSSDRSRSRSYSPDYGRRRSYSPYYSQRRRSYSPYYSRYRSYVRYDHYRHRSYSRSRSPYSRSPVSIRDRSYSPYDWPDGRSYRRNRYRSVSRSASPNDRYYGRHRYRSVSHSASPRPRRRSRRSYSRSATPVSRRRDSRSVSPRPRRSPSRSSKRSAKYSKDRSRSSSVVASSRSVSRSNTPRSSSPST; encoded by the exons ATGTCTTACTCACGGAGGTCAAG GTATTCTCCTTCGCCTTCTCCATTACCGTATAAGCGATATGGTAGGTCTGTGTCCAGGTCTCTCTCAAGGTCCATGTCCAGAAGCCGTTCAAG GAGTGTATCAAGGGATGCAGAAAATCCAGGAAACAATCTGTATGTGACAGGATTGTCTCCTAGGATCACCAAGAGGGAACTGGAGAAGCATTTTGCCGCCGAGGGGAAA GTGATAGATGTACATCTGGTGGTTGATCCTTGGACAAGGGAATCCCGTGGGTTTGGTTTTGTGACGATGGAGACTGTTGAGGTGGCTGATCGATGTGTAAAGCATTTGAATCGCTCTGTACTTGAAGGGCGTGTTATTACAGTTGAGAAG GCCAGAAGGCGACGTGGTCGAACTCCAACGCCAGGGAAGTATCTAGGGCTGAGAACTGTTCGTG GGCGACGCCGCTCTCCAAGTTACTCTCCTCGTCGTTCCCCTAGCTATTCTCCTTACAGAAGAAGCTACAGTCGGTCTCCCTATTCTTCAGACCGAAGTAGGAGTCGTTCTTACTCTCCTGACTATGGGCGGAGGCGATCCTATTCTCCATATTACTCACAGAGAAGGAGGTCTTACTCTCCATACTACAGCCGGTACAGGTCTTATGTGCGTTATGATCATTATCGACACAGGTCATATTCTCGCTCTCGCTCTCCTTATAGCAGGTCTCCCGTCAGCATCCGTGACAGATCATACTCTCCCTATGACTGGCCGGATGGTCGCTCCTACAGAAGGAACCGTTACAGGTCTGTTTCTCGAAGTGCCTCACCCAATGATCGCTATTATGGAAGGCATCGATACAGGTCTGTTTCTCACAGTGCCTCACCTAGGCCAAGGAGAAGGTCAAGGAGGAGTTACTCACGGAGTGCCACTCCTGTTTCAAGGAGGAGAGATTCTCGAAGTGTGTCTCCCAGGCCAAGGAGGAGTCCTTCAAGAAGCTCCAAGAGAAGTGCCAAATATTCGAAAGATCGGTCAAGGTCCTCCAGTGTGGTTGCAAGTTCAAGATCAGTATCCAGGTCTAATACTCCTAGATCTTCCTCTCCTTCAACTTGA